In the Gemmatimonadaceae bacterium genome, one interval contains:
- the uraD gene encoding 2-oxo-4-hydroxy-4-carboxy-5-ureidoimidazoline decarboxylase, translated as MTLTVHDFNALPADASAELLRSCCGSSRWVDEMIGRRPFGSLDALLLAADQAWASTDAGDWHEAFAHHPRIGETQSVAAQDARASSWSRAEQEAIGAASEGTQAEIADMNKEYERRFGHIYIACANGRTPSELLTVARKRLANDADIELRTAADEQRQITQLRLRKLFGGRMITISTHVLDTALGKPAAGIRVALSRGDAAIGSGTTDADGRVRDLNAAGVALAEGEYRLAFAVGEYFDATAREAFYSEVVVSFRINGGGERYHVPLLLSPFGYSTYRGS; from the coding sequence ATGACTCTTACGGTGCATGATTTCAACGCGCTTCCGGCGGACGCATCCGCCGAGCTGCTGAGGTCGTGCTGCGGTTCCTCGCGATGGGTCGACGAGATGATCGGCCGGAGGCCCTTCGGCTCGCTCGACGCGCTCCTGCTTGCAGCTGACCAGGCCTGGGCATCGACCGATGCGGGCGACTGGCATGAAGCTTTCGCCCATCACCCGCGGATCGGTGAAACGCAGAGCGTCGCGGCTCAGGATGCGCGTGCGTCGTCATGGTCGCGCGCGGAACAAGAAGCGATCGGCGCGGCATCCGAAGGAACGCAGGCGGAGATCGCTGACATGAACAAGGAGTACGAGCGTCGCTTCGGCCACATTTACATCGCGTGCGCAAACGGAAGGACGCCGAGTGAGTTGCTGACTGTCGCCAGGAAGCGCCTGGCAAACGATGCCGATATCGAGCTGCGGACGGCAGCCGATGAGCAGCGGCAGATAACGCAGCTCCGATTGCGGAAACTGTTCGGGGGACGAATGATTACCATCAGCACCCACGTACTCGACACGGCGCTCGGCAAACCTGCCGCGGGTATTCGAGTGGCGCTTTCCCGGGGAGATGCCGCTATCGGGTCTGGGACGACAGATGCCGACGGCCGCGTTCGCGATTTGAATGCAGCGGGAGTTGCGCTTGCGGAGGGAGAGTATCGACTGGCCTTCGCCGTTGGTGAGTACTTCGACGCGACTGCACGTGAGGCGTTCTATTCAGAAGTCGTGGTCAGTTTTCGTATCAATGGCGGAGGAGAGCGCTACCACGTGCCTCTGCTGCTCAGTCCGTTCGGATATTCCACATATCGCGGGAGTTGA
- a CDS encoding Atu2307/SP_0267 family LLM class monooxygenase, which yields MDVFGVGEHHRPDYAVSAPAVVLAAAATRTKNIRLTSAVTVLSSDDPVRVFQDFATLDLLSGGRAEIMAGRGSFIESFPLFGYDLDDYSDLFSEKLDLLLKLRDSVKVNWAGSHRAPIDGLGVYPRPLQNLLPVWIAVGGTAQSVVRAATLGLPMALAIIGGQPARFASLINLYRHTAEKAGRDPAAMRVSINSHGFIGDDSRQAADDFFPPYAEVMTRVGAERGWPPTTRRDFEQARLLHGALAVGSPQEVIDKILYQYEIFRHDRFLMQLTVGPLPHAKVMRAIELFGTRVAPVIRRETSA from the coding sequence CTGGACGTCTTCGGCGTCGGCGAGCATCACCGTCCTGATTACGCCGTGTCTGCACCTGCGGTCGTCCTCGCCGCGGCAGCAACCCGTACAAAGAACATCAGGCTCACCAGCGCAGTCACGGTCCTCAGCTCCGACGATCCGGTGCGTGTGTTCCAGGACTTTGCGACGCTCGATCTTCTGTCTGGCGGGCGGGCGGAAATCATGGCCGGTCGAGGGTCGTTCATAGAATCTTTTCCGCTGTTTGGCTACGACCTCGACGACTACAGCGACCTTTTCTCGGAAAAGCTCGACCTTCTGCTGAAGCTGCGTGATTCGGTGAAAGTCAACTGGGCAGGCAGTCATCGAGCGCCGATAGATGGGCTTGGGGTGTACCCGAGACCGCTCCAGAATCTGCTGCCAGTGTGGATTGCTGTTGGTGGAACCGCGCAGTCTGTCGTACGCGCGGCGACCCTGGGGCTTCCCATGGCGCTGGCGATCATCGGGGGACAGCCAGCGCGCTTTGCGTCACTCATCAATCTGTACCGCCACACGGCGGAGAAGGCCGGGCGCGATCCAGCCGCGATGCGGGTGAGCATCAACTCGCACGGGTTCATCGGAGACGACTCGCGGCAGGCAGCCGACGATTTCTTTCCGCCATATGCCGAGGTAATGACGAGGGTTGGCGCCGAGCGGGGCTGGCCGCCAACGACGCGGCGGGATTTTGAGCAGGCGCGTCTGCTGCACGGGGCTCTCGCAGTCGGAAGTCCGCAGGAAGTGATCGACAAAATCCTCTATCAATACGAGATCTTCCGTCACGACCGTTTCCTCATGCAACTCACCGTCGGACCGCTGCCGCACGCAAAGGTGATGCGCGCCATCGAGCTGTTCGGCACCAGGGTCGCCCCTGTGATCAGGAGGGAAACCTCGGCCTGA
- the alc gene encoding allantoicase produces the protein MIPASGDASETPDASFMDLPDLASERLGGAVIAANDEFFAAKEGLTRLGAPEWREGAYTERGKWMDGWETRRRRTPGHDWAIIRLGVSGIVRGVVIDTSFFTGNFPEHASVDACAIGGTPSADSVARSQTPWEPLLAPSPLNGNSQNLFAIDRHAARVTHLRLNIFPDGGIARLRVHGDVLPDPRLFEQGREVDLAAMESGGFVVACSDMHYGHRQNLILPGRSTHMGDGWETKRRRGPGHDWSIIRLARRGSINRIEIDTDHYKGNAPGSCTVECIDAEKTGGVASITDSVQEWSMLLGDTPLQPHSRHRFESIDQRAATHVRLSIYPDGGVARLRLIGTAAPQ, from the coding sequence ATGATCCCAGCTTCCGGTGATGCATCCGAAACCCCCGATGCCTCGTTCATGGATCTGCCGGACCTTGCTTCCGAACGGCTCGGCGGGGCGGTGATTGCGGCGAATGATGAATTCTTTGCGGCGAAAGAGGGATTAACCAGGCTTGGTGCGCCGGAGTGGCGCGAAGGTGCGTACACCGAGCGCGGAAAATGGATGGACGGATGGGAAACCCGGCGCCGGCGCACTCCCGGCCACGACTGGGCGATCATCCGGCTCGGCGTATCGGGAATCGTACGAGGCGTGGTTATCGATACGAGTTTTTTTACCGGCAACTTTCCGGAGCACGCCAGCGTCGACGCCTGTGCAATCGGCGGAACACCGTCAGCAGACAGCGTTGCGAGGTCTCAGACACCGTGGGAGCCGCTGCTCGCGCCGTCCCCACTCAACGGTAACAGTCAGAATCTGTTCGCTATCGACCGCCATGCAGCGCGCGTGACGCATCTGCGCCTGAACATCTTCCCCGACGGCGGCATCGCCCGGCTGCGCGTACATGGAGATGTGCTGCCCGATCCGCGGTTGTTCGAGCAGGGCCGCGAAGTCGATCTCGCGGCAATGGAAAGCGGCGGCTTTGTCGTCGCTTGCAGCGACATGCATTACGGACATCGCCAGAATCTGATCCTGCCAGGCAGGTCGACGCACATGGGCGACGGCTGGGAGACTAAACGGCGTCGCGGACCGGGGCACGACTGGTCAATTATCCGTCTCGCGCGGCGCGGCTCAATCAATCGCATTGAAATCGATACGGACCATTACAAGGGAAATGCCCCCGGTAGCTGCACGGTTGAATGCATCGATGCGGAGAAAACAGGCGGAGTCGCATCGATCACTGATTCGGTACAGGAATGGAGCATGCTGCTCGGCGACACGCCGTTGCAGCCGCATTCGCGCCATCGGTTCGAGTCCATCGATCAGCGTGCGGCGACGCATGTTCGACTCAGCATCTATCCCGACGGCGGGGTAGCGCGGCTGCGCCTCATCGGAACGGCTGCTCCGCAATGA